The following is a genomic window from Photobacterium toruni.
ATATCTATCCTCAGAAGAGACAGAGTATGAATCAAAGCCACAAATACGATCAATCAAAAAGCAAAATCGACAATATTATGGTTTCCCTAGTATGATGAAGTTATATATAATATGTTGAATTGGTTTAGGGATTATATAATTAACATCGTTAATTATATAATGTGTTGGCATATAGGCCAAACTTTTCTGTTTTAATAAAAAATCACATTTAGAATATTTAATTTCATTTTGTTTTTCTATATTAATAATTGTGTGTGTAAATGGGTTTTCTTTTAATCGTTTGTTAAATAAACGTACTTGTTCTATATCCCTTTCATCATGAGATAGATCAATAAACTTTGTTAAATAAGATATTTTTTTTAATTTACCATCAAAATTATTTAAAAATTTAAAGATAACACTTTTAACACTGTTAGGTATTTCTTGTTTTACCTCACCAATAGAATAATGGGACGGAAAACCATCCTTTAAAATAAAAATTGACAGGTAATAATAATCAATAATATATTTATCTTCCATAGTTCCTCCTAATAGAGTTGGTCGATGTGTTAACCAATATGATAATACAGCACCATTAATGAGATTTAATAACCTCACCGATATCAATCATTGTAGTTAACAGAGTGAGATCGCGCACATTATTTAATGCTATTTGAACGTTATTTGGTACTTAAAACAGAAATCTGCTTGTTTTGCGCATAGCAGTGAATAAGTTAAATTAGAAATTCCTTATTTTGATCTGATATGTCTGAAGTGAACTAAGAATTCCTTTATTTATATTGCACAAGGAAAATTATTGTTCCTAGTGTATAGTGGCTCTGCTTATAAACAGAACTGCGTCATTTATACCCAGAAAACTCAATCGAATTATTACATTATATATAATTTAAGTGTAAAAAAACCTCCAACGAAGGAGGTATATTGTCAGTTAAAGTACCATTACAAGTGTTGGTCATGTTGGAAAATGTTGCAGCCTATTCTAAGGGCAGGTGTTTACCGATATATCCTATACACATCTTACCTTCAGCAATTTTGAAATAAATTTGTACAGTTCTCTGCATGTTGATATCGCCACCTAAAGTGAAATGACGACCAAATTGTTCCTGTTGGCCATTTATTGAAAAAATACGTTTTGAATAAAGAGCCTTTGAGTTACGTACACTTTTCGACTCATCTTGTGAATAGCCGTTGCAAGAGAAGACATTTTTGGCAACAGAATCTGGCTTACCATTGATAATGGCGTTAAAGTAATCGCCACATATTAATTCTAATGTTCTAAATAATTTGCGAGAATCGGTATATTTACAGTTGCTAATTTGCTGCTCAATGTCATCACTGAATATTACTGCAGGGAAGATCTCGCGAATACAATTGAATGTGTCATAAATAGATGGTTTACCATAGAAAAATTTAGCCATGCTTGGTGTCAATGTTCTATCCATTGACATCTGTAGTTTTAATTTATCGATTTCGTTAGTTAATAAAGCAATGGAATCATACGCTTTATTAAGTTTTGTTGATTTTTCCTGAATTTCATCTTCTGCAATACTAAGTAGAAGTTTATCTTCTTCAATATTAGATGGCGCATCAAAGTGATTGTTTGGATCAATATTAACTTTATATTGAGGCGCTTTAATAATATCAGGAGTGTTAATCGAATCTAATATTTTATTAAATTTGAAAACACGTGCTTCTATTTGTCGAGACTCTAACTTTTCTATATTATTTATTGATTCTTTTACAGCGGAAAATTGGCCTGCATCAATAAACGCTTTCATTTCATTCTTTAATTTATCAATAGAATCGTTATTACCGTCGATGCCTTTTATGCCTTTTATGCCTTTTATGCCTTTTATGCCTTTTATCGTATCAGATAATATTGTAATTATATCATTATTCTGATCGTTTAAAGATAAAGTATCGATTACTTTTAATAAATTGGCATGTGCAGAACGTATTTTTTGAGATTTTTTATCTTGCTCAGATATAACATTCTTAATTTTACTCTTTATTTCATCTTTGACTATGTTATCGATACATTCAGCTTGATCATCGATTTCGGCAACGAAATTAGCGAATGAATAACTGAGCCTTAATGATTCTTGTAACCATTTAAGCTCTTGATAATCATTAAGATAGGCAAGTCTTGTATCATTTTGTAAGTCCATAACGGTTAATAAAGCGTCTAGTGTATGGGTATCGAGAGTCGCTGTAATCTTATCGAAAAGTGGGCATGTGAAATTTTCAAAATATGGTAATAATTTATTATCGGTGATGGATTTTTTGTATATACGATAAAACTCACCATAACCAAAATTTTGTATATAAAGCATAGAGCAGAGCGATATAGTGGTTTGAAGACAATCTTTAGCGTGTGAATCAATTAATTTCCAATTTATTGCACTAATAACTTGGGGCATTATCTGTTTAGAGAGATTTTGAATATCATCAGCACTCAGAGTTGCACCAGTCTTAATATCGAAATCGGGTATTATATTCAACTGCTCTAAGTTATTTACGAAAGTAACTAAAAGTGAGGTGCGTACACCCTTGATCATACTATAAACAGACGGGTCTTCTGGATCTATCAAATTACCATACAACACATATCGTACTGCTGAATCGTCGATACTATTTGGCGATGCTATATCTGTGCGAAGGTTTAATAGATTCATTGTTGATTCTTCAATACGGAATCTATTAAACATTGCTTGTTCTTCATGATATTTTACTTTAGATGGTAAACCATCATCGTCTAGTTTCATTTTAAGCTGATGAGTACCAGTGCTAACTCTAAACATAACTTATCCCTATTTAGTTATTGAATTTATACAGTACTGTTATACATCATTGAAAAACTAATTTAAGTAAGCCAATATCGCTTCTTAAATTTTAGATTAGCAACATTCGCTAGTTTTGACGGCTATCACTTTTTAATACAATCCTTGTCGTCTATTCATCACCATCGTCATACTTTTATAATGTTACAATGTCACTTTATAAGTGGATTAATTTCCCTCTCCTTTATATCATCTGATATAATACTTATTATAGCAGATGATATTGTAGCGAGATAAGAGCATGAGCAATTTACCAGTTGGGAGATATTCAAAACCTCACGAGTTAACAATTGGAAATATTAGTAAAAGAGTAAGTGACACCGTCACTAACCCTGCGCTCAGTTATATTAATTCGTTATCTGCGTCTAGTTCATACGGTGGACGTGTTGGTGCACGTTCTTCCTTAGAACGTTTTTGCCGGCACTTCCTGGGTCCGTCTTCAAACCTTGTTGATTGGGCAATGTTGATTACCGACACTAACTATACTGAACGCGCCTTAGCTGGTTACTTTCTTTCCAGAGCCAAAAACACTTCTAAAATTAACAATACCGTCATTGATGACAATGATCCCTATTACAATGTACACATGAAACCATTAAGAGATGCCCTTTTAGCTGTTACAGAGCATTTTCGTACCGATCCAGCGCTTGATGGATACATTGATAAATGGCTATTTTGTATTAATAGCAGGTTACAGTGTAACGAGTATGTTTATTCGAGTAATATGTCACCTATGGCCATACGACATACGATCAGTACTTCTATGCTCAATAATGGACAAAAAAACGCATTAGAATCATTCTCTTGTTTCATGATTTCAACATGTATCGAAAGATTTGAATGGGATAAGTTCCTTTATGCTCCAATTGTGAAAGCAATGATGAGTGAATACTTGGAAGTTGGTATCATTAAAGATGGCCGCAAAATTGATGATTACAAACCGGCTACTGCAGATAATTTATATCGTATGTTAACTGGTGTAGCTGAACATCATTGGTTAGCAGAAAACATGACCGTTGAGCGTTTACAACGTGTTAAGGCAATTAAACTTGCACGTGGCTCTCGTAAAAGCTCTGGTCGTTATATCCATTTCCACGATTACGATATGATCATTGATATTATCAATAGTCATCCAAATGAGATCAGAGTCATTAGAGATAAGGCACTGATTTCTTGTCTTTTTTATCTAGGCTTACGACGACATGAGGTTGTAAATCTAAAGCTAAAGAACATCGATTGGGAAGCGGGTTTTATCACTGTCGTTGGTAAAGGTAACAAAGAGCGGGATGTCCCATTTGATCTCGATGATGATTTTAATATTTATCTTAAAGACTGGTTAAGGACATTATCAGAACATTTTTTAGAAAGAGAACCTGATGATTTCATCTTTACTGCGGTAACAAAATCAAAGGTCCCAACACCTAAAAAATTAGGTTCACAGTCAATTAATGATATTTGTAAGTGGATTATTGACAATGGTCTATCAAAGTCAATTTCACCTCACGATTTTCGTCATACTGTTGCGACGAATTTGTTAGCCCAAGGAGTAGATTTACTCTCTGTAAGTAAAATGCTGGGGCACGCTTCACCAACAACGACACAACGGTATGACCAGCGTGATCGTGACCAGTTACGTAAGGCTACTATAAAACGTAAGGTCTAATTCCTTATTGTGAAAGTGTGTACGCACAAAGTTTCAATTTTGATCATAAGTATTATCGGTAAGGATATTTACGCTTTATTTATCAATCGAATTACTTCTTTGAGTCCTTTATTAGTGTCTTAGGGTTGTACTAACTTATTAATATATCGATTTTTTTTGTCGGATTTACAACTATCTTTTGTTATATTTAATGAAACATTTTATAAAAAAATTATGATGAATACTCACAAACACAGTCTTATATTAGAAATAACACAGAACGCGTTACTTTCACTTTACCTGATGATCAGCAACGAGAAACGATTCGTTACAACAGAAAAACGCAATGCATATCTTGTTCAATATTTAAAAAAGATAGAGAAAAAGGCTTATTTCAAAAATATAAAAAAAGAAATCAAGCTTATGATCCTTGTAGCTAAGAAAAAAGCGAGTGATCTTGAAATAAAGCTTATTGAGTTGAATCGAAGTGCTTTGGCAGAGCAAAATAGCCTGGATGACGCGCAGATTCTCTATGATTTTCTACAGTCATTGCTTGATAACTATGGTTACGATTCAAAGTTATATGAAAGCGTTAAAGAGTATGACCACGACGTTATATACATTATGCAAGAACAGCTTGTAAACTGTTTTAGTCCAAATGGTGCACAATTGGCCCCTATTTCTATAATAATATCGTTGATGGACATTGATAAAAATGTATTCATAGAAAATCTTAGTACTGAAAATAAATTTCAGATCGAATTAAAACAATATAATAAGACAACTAAAGCTTTGCACCTTCTACTGCACCCAATTGGCCAAGACATAAAGCTCTATCACGAGATACACGCCGAATAAGCGGTCATGGTTAACGCTAATGGTGAGACACTATCCCTTTTTTACTTAGATTTTTGTTTGTTTTTGCGTAACACTCTGATAAAAAGTAATTTTAGCGCTATAGTTATAGTGCGTTACACTTTATTAATATGAATGTCACGTTACCTTGTCACATTATCCGGATTCTTTAAAGCATTAAGTTTTCTTGCGATCAGTTGCCTCAGTAAGTAGCTTGTACTCACTAGATTAAATTATCTAATGTCTCTCGATTAAGTACTACGCTTCCAGGTCCTGATTGCTGGAAAGCGTTTGAATTCGAAAGACAGTACTCCCCTGCTCTGAATCATCGAATCACGAAGTTTATCAGCACGTACACTTTCATCTTTGAGATGGTTTGGCCCATCGAATGAAGCTAAAGTGGCGATCACTGAATATATTATACGATATTACAACCAAGTCAGGCCCCATCAATATAATGGTGGCTTGACGCCTAATGAATCAGAACGCCGATTTAATAATGAATACAAATCTGTGGTCAATTTAACTTGACCACTTCATACGTTTCTCTGACAAAGATAGATGAATAGCTCAGCATCCTTAATATCAAGTTTAAGTGGTGAATCATAAGCGTTTAACTCGGCACCTATAAAGGTGTACAGTTTTACTTAGTCTTTTTTTTAACACATGATCATAAAAGTATCATTTTGATGACTTGATAAATTTTCAAATAAATCATCATCATCCAATTGATTTAATTAAATTATTAATCCAAGAGAATTTGTGTTATTGCCTATTTATAATAAAAGGCAGCCCATTTGTAATAATATTCTCAGAAGAAATCCTCCATTCATTTGTAATTAAATTATCAGCCACTTCAATATTTTTATCGTAACGGTTTGTGATGTAGTGAAAATTCTGGTTTGTTGAACCAACCCAATTCCTGACTGTTTCTAGCTGACGATGATCATATTCCTCATCAATTAATAGGTCGGTAAAACTAATCAGCTTTGACGCGTCTTTAAACTTTTCGTCATTAAGTTCCGCCATACTGTAACCTGTAAATATCATGACGGTTAAACCCAACTCTTGGGTGAACTTAGCGATATCAACCAAGCCTACCGCTTGTAGAAACGGTTCCCCGCCCAGAAGCGTAATCCCCTCTATTCCATAGTTTTGGTAATTGCTTTTAATACGCTGGCAAATGTCTTCTGAAGACAATACCTTTGCTGGTTTTATCTCCAGAAAAGCCGGATTGCAGCAACCTCGACATCTTTTCAGACAACCTTGAACCCAAATCGCCGTTCTTAATCCCGGCCCTTCCGCATTGGTTTGGTCAACAACGGCGGCGATGTTCAGATAACTCATTGGAGGATATCAAAGTCGAAAGACTTACCCGCTTGAACAACCGAGATAGTTTTATCCGCAAGCGTATTCGCATCATCAACTTCTTCAAACAGAAATTGAGCCAACGGATCAAAGAGACAAGAGACCAACGCATTTAATACGCCTCGTCCACCACTTTGCGGGTCGACCTTATCGATGATGGTGCTAAGCGCTTGATCTTCATCATCGAAAATTAAATCGGAAACTAACCATTTTTCCTTAAGACGATTCTTTAACGGCTCTAGTTTGGTTTTTGCTATGGAAACAAGAAATTCTCTATCTTGCATAAAGTTGAATGGAACAATATTGGCTTCACCAATACGACCCAGTAACTCTGGACGTTTCAGTTCATTTACAAAGTGATGGCTTACGGCGATCTTAAACTCTTCAGCGGTATTGTTTCCCGGGTGAATAGTGCTCGCACCAATGTTTGACGTAAAGACGATAAACGTATCAGAAAACATAACGGTTTCACCTTTACCGTCAGTTAAGCGTCCGTCTTCAAGTATTTGCAGAAATT
Proteins encoded in this region:
- a CDS encoding 4Fe-4S single cluster domain-containing protein, encoding MSYLNIAAVVDQTNAEGPGLRTAIWVQGCLKRCRGCCNPAFLEIKPAKVLSSEDICQRIKSNYQNYGIEGITLLGGEPFLQAVGLVDIAKFTQELGLTVMIFTGYSMAELNDEKFKDASKLISFTDLLIDEEYDHRQLETVRNWVGSTNQNFHYITNRYDKNIEVADNLITNEWRISSENIITNGLPFIINRQ
- a CDS encoding DUF2913 family protein, which translates into the protein MSDLQLSFVIFNETFYKKIMMNTHKHSLILEITQNALLSLYLMISNEKRFVTTEKRNAYLVQYLKKIEKKAYFKNIKKEIKLMILVAKKKASDLEIKLIELNRSALAEQNSLDDAQILYDFLQSLLDNYGYDSKLYESVKEYDHDVIYIMQEQLVNCFSPNGAQLAPISIIISLMDIDKNVFIENLSTENKFQIELKQYNKTTKALHLLLHPIGQDIKLYHEIHAE
- a CDS encoding tyrosine-type recombinase/integrase, giving the protein MSNLPVGRYSKPHELTIGNISKRVSDTVTNPALSYINSLSASSSYGGRVGARSSLERFCRHFLGPSSNLVDWAMLITDTNYTERALAGYFLSRAKNTSKINNTVIDDNDPYYNVHMKPLRDALLAVTEHFRTDPALDGYIDKWLFCINSRLQCNEYVYSSNMSPMAIRHTISTSMLNNGQKNALESFSCFMISTCIERFEWDKFLYAPIVKAMMSEYLEVGIIKDGRKIDDYKPATADNLYRMLTGVAEHHWLAENMTVERLQRVKAIKLARGSRKSSGRYIHFHDYDMIIDIINSHPNEIRVIRDKALISCLFYLGLRRHEVVNLKLKNIDWEAGFITVVGKGNKERDVPFDLDDDFNIYLKDWLRTLSEHFLEREPDDFIFTAVTKSKVPTPKKLGSQSINDICKWIIDNGLSKSISPHDFRHTVATNLLAQGVDLLSVSKMLGHASPTTTQRYDQRDRDQLRKATIKRKV